A single Streptomyces mirabilis DNA region contains:
- a CDS encoding catalase: MTQAPQKAPYTTNNVGIPVESDEHSLTVGRDGPILLQDHYLIEKMAQFNRERVPERVVHAKGSGAYGFFEVTNDVSQFTKADLFQPGKRTEMLARFSTVAGEQGSPDTWRDPRGFALKFYTEQGNYDLVGNNTPIFFVRDTIKFQDFIRSQKRRPDNGLRDNDMQWDFWTLSPESAHQVTYLMGDRGVPKTYRNMNGYGSHTYMWINGAGERFWVKYHFKTDQGIDFLTQAEADELAGTDPDLHRMDLYKAIESGNAPTWSLKVQIMPFEDAADYRFNPFDLTKVWPHGDYPLIDVGRMTLNKNPEDYFIHIEQAAFEPSNLVPGVGPSPDKMLLGRLFSYPDTHRYRIGPNYAQLPPNRPHAPVNSYAKDGPMRYEPSLAARPYAPNSYGGPAADYGQFGDPASWEATGELVREAYKLHSEDDDWGQPGTMVRQVLDDAARDRLVSNVSGHLKAGVSRPVLDRALQYWRNIDKELGDRIAHNVNGG, from the coding sequence GTGACGCAGGCACCCCAGAAGGCTCCGTACACCACGAACAACGTCGGCATTCCGGTGGAGAGCGACGAACACTCGCTGACCGTCGGTCGCGACGGCCCGATCCTGCTCCAGGACCACTACCTCATCGAGAAGATGGCCCAGTTCAACCGGGAGCGGGTCCCCGAGCGGGTGGTGCACGCCAAGGGCAGTGGCGCATACGGGTTCTTCGAAGTAACCAACGATGTCAGCCAGTTCACCAAGGCCGACCTTTTCCAGCCGGGCAAACGCACCGAGATGCTGGCCCGTTTCTCCACCGTGGCCGGCGAGCAGGGTTCGCCCGACACCTGGCGCGACCCGCGTGGCTTCGCGCTCAAGTTCTACACCGAGCAGGGCAACTACGACCTGGTGGGCAACAACACCCCGATCTTCTTCGTGCGCGACACGATCAAGTTCCAGGACTTCATCCGCTCGCAGAAGCGCCGCCCCGACAACGGGCTGCGCGACAACGACATGCAGTGGGACTTCTGGACGCTCTCGCCCGAGTCGGCGCACCAGGTGACCTATCTGATGGGCGACCGGGGCGTCCCGAAGACCTACCGCAACATGAACGGATACGGCTCCCACACCTACATGTGGATCAACGGCGCCGGTGAGCGGTTCTGGGTGAAGTACCACTTCAAGACCGACCAGGGCATCGACTTCCTCACCCAGGCGGAGGCCGACGAGCTGGCCGGTACAGACCCGGATCTGCACCGCATGGACCTCTACAAGGCGATCGAGTCCGGGAACGCGCCGACCTGGAGCCTGAAGGTCCAGATCATGCCGTTCGAGGACGCGGCGGACTACCGCTTCAACCCCTTCGACCTGACCAAGGTCTGGCCGCACGGCGACTACCCGCTGATCGACGTCGGCCGGATGACCCTCAACAAAAACCCCGAGGACTACTTCATCCACATTGAGCAGGCCGCCTTCGAGCCCTCGAACCTGGTCCCGGGCGTCGGTCCCTCACCGGACAAGATGCTGCTCGGCCGGCTGTTCTCCTACCCGGACACACACCGGTACCGGATCGGCCCGAACTACGCCCAGCTGCCACCGAACCGCCCGCACGCCCCGGTGAACTCGTACGCCAAGGACGGCCCGATGCGCTACGAGCCGTCGCTCGCGGCCCGCCCGTACGCGCCCAACTCCTACGGCGGCCCCGCTGCCGACTACGGGCAGTTCGGCGACCCGGCGAGCTGGGAGGCCACGGGCGAGCTGGTGCGCGAGGCGTACAAGCTGCACAGCGAGGACGACGACTGGGGCCAGCCGGGCACGATGGTCCGCCAGGTCCTCGACGACGCGGCCCGCGACCGCCTGGTCTCGAACGTCAGCGGCCACCTGAAGGCCGGCGTCTCCCGTCCGGTCCTGGACCGCGCCCTGCAGTACTGGCGCAACATCGACAAGGAACTGGGCGACCGGATCGCCCACAACGTCAACGGAGGCTGA